In the bacterium genome, one interval contains:
- a CDS encoding nitroreductase family protein has protein sequence MTDKSQPALEPPAINVDEVKCNACGVCVEACPQDVYELEEFAVASYPERCISCGHCVALCPEEAIEHEAYPEGTIKTLGARKVPTVAALETLLRARRSVRVFRDKPVTREAVEELVRRALSSYPSAHNLRPVRVLALSEAKRIRRVRDATAEWHRTAVRRLKNPILRTVYGAVAEREDKLGAYALVDDMKRLVEAYDAGRDDLFHDAPVVLVLHAPVAAIMPRETAYYAAAQLVMMATAMGLGTCFVGWLTAAAARSEEVREALGLPEDHAVYAALALGYPKYKYRRAIGRGAPEVEWR, from the coding sequence ATGACTGATAAAAGCCAGCCGGCGCTCGAGCCGCCGGCCATAAACGTCGACGAAGTAAAATGCAACGCCTGCGGCGTCTGCGTCGAGGCGTGCCCCCAGGACGTCTACGAGCTGGAGGAGTTCGCCGTAGCGTCGTACCCGGAGCGTTGCATCAGCTGCGGCCACTGCGTCGCGCTGTGCCCGGAGGAAGCCATCGAACACGAGGCCTACCCGGAGGGCACGATAAAGACCCTCGGCGCCAGGAAGGTCCCCACCGTGGCGGCGCTGGAGACGCTCTTGCGCGCGCGACGCTCGGTCCGCGTCTTCCGCGACAAGCCGGTTACGCGCGAAGCGGTGGAGGAGTTGGTACGCCGGGCGCTGTCGTCGTACCCCAGCGCGCACAACCTCAGGCCGGTTCGCGTGCTTGCGCTGAGCGAGGCCAAGCGCATCCGCCGCGTCCGCGACGCGACGGCGGAGTGGCACCGGACAGCGGTGCGGCGCCTGAAGAACCCCATACTCCGCACCGTTTACGGCGCCGTGGCCGAACGCGAGGATAAGCTGGGAGCCTACGCCTTGGTGGACGATATGAAGCGGTTGGTCGAGGCGTACGACGCGGGCCGCGACGACCTCTTCCACGACGCGCCGGTGGTCCTCGTCCTCCACGCGCCGGTGGCGGCGATAATGCCGCGGGAAACGGCGTACTACGCCGCCGCCCAGCTCGTCATGATGGCGACGGCCATGGGCCTGGGGACGTGCTTCGTCGGTTGGCTCACCGCGGCCGCGGCCCGCAGCGAAGAGGTCAGGGAAGCGCTGGGTTTGCCGGAAGACCACGCCGTCTACGCCGCGTTAGCGCTCGGCTATCCCAAATATAAATACCGCCGCGCCATAGGCCGCGGCGCGCCCGAGGTAGAGTGGCGCTGA
- a CDS encoding type II toxin-antitoxin system HicA family toxin has translation MGRLAGCKYADVAAKLRRAGFKFDRSAKGSRKIWRNPASRRRTMVLHRGGDITEGTLRAIIKQAGLTVREFLEL, from the coding sequence GTGGGGCGACTGGCGGGTTGTAAGTACGCCGACGTAGCGGCGAAATTACGGCGAGCCGGCTTCAAGTTCGACCGAAGCGCCAAAGGTAGTCGCAAAATTTGGCGGAACCCGGCTAGCCGTCGGCGTACGATGGTACTCCACCGCGGGGGCGACATAACGGAGGGGACGTTGCGAGCGATTATTAAACAGGCCGGTTTGACGGTACGGGAATTTTTAGAGTTATAG
- a CDS encoding type II toxin-antitoxin system HicB family antitoxin has product MAEVLIKLHLEPLGDGGYVATSDDVPGLVVEGRTIAETVEFAQDAVRKLYESYLEHGDPVPPKLKEAAEGEFELLVPVAV; this is encoded by the coding sequence ATGGCGGAAGTATTAATAAAACTGCATCTCGAGCCCCTCGGCGACGGGGGTTACGTCGCCACCAGCGACGACGTCCCGGGGCTGGTGGTCGAAGGGCGGACCATCGCCGAAACGGTGGAGTTCGCCCAGGACGCGGTGCGTAAGCTGTACGAGTCGTACCTGGAGCACGGCGACCCGGTGCCGCCCAAGTTGAAAGAGGCGGCCGAAGGCGAGTTTGAGCTGCTGGTGCCGGTGGCGGTTTAG
- a CDS encoding isocitrate/isopropylmalate dehydrogenase family protein, with protein sequence MAKYRIAWLPGDGIGRDVMEAARLVLERLALDAEYVGGDIGWEFWRTEGNPLPERTKDLMRGTDCALFGAITSKPKDEAARELAPELQDKGYVYYSPIVRLRQEFDLYVNMRPCKAYAGNPLNYRDDVDLVIFRENTEGLYAGVEWSPVPPAVYDCLMANHKKMAAFAGVPLDELAISTRIMTKKACARIVRAGFEFAEKKGRRSVTIVEKPNVLRETGGLMVRTAREVAKDYPNVELWEANVDAMAMWLVKNPQDYDVLVAENMFGDIISDEAAQLVGGLGFACAGNIGDDYAVFEPTHGSAPKYAGQSKVNPTATLLATRMMLEYLGEEDKAAALENAVAAVIAEGRVRTYDMGGSSSTLEMAEAVAARV encoded by the coding sequence ATGGCCAAATACAGAATTGCGTGGCTGCCGGGCGACGGCATAGGCCGCGACGTTATGGAGGCGGCGCGGCTCGTGCTGGAGCGCCTCGCGCTCGACGCCGAGTACGTCGGCGGCGACATCGGCTGGGAGTTCTGGCGCACGGAGGGCAACCCGCTGCCCGAACGCACCAAGGACCTTATGCGCGGAACCGATTGCGCGCTATTCGGCGCCATCACCTCCAAGCCCAAGGACGAGGCCGCGCGCGAGCTCGCGCCCGAGCTGCAGGATAAGGGCTACGTCTACTATTCGCCCATCGTCCGCCTGCGCCAGGAGTTCGACCTTTACGTCAACATGCGGCCGTGCAAGGCGTACGCCGGCAACCCGCTCAACTACCGCGACGACGTCGACCTCGTCATCTTCCGCGAGAATACCGAGGGCCTGTACGCCGGCGTGGAGTGGTCTCCGGTCCCGCCGGCGGTCTACGATTGCCTTATGGCCAACCACAAGAAGATGGCGGCGTTCGCGGGCGTGCCGCTGGACGAGCTCGCCATCTCGACGCGGATAATGACGAAGAAGGCGTGCGCGCGCATCGTGCGCGCCGGGTTCGAGTTCGCGGAGAAGAAAGGCCGCCGCTCGGTAACGATTGTGGAGAAGCCCAACGTCCTGCGGGAGACCGGCGGCCTGATGGTCCGGACCGCGCGCGAGGTGGCGAAGGACTACCCGAACGTCGAACTGTGGGAGGCCAACGTCGACGCTATGGCGATGTGGCTCGTCAAGAACCCGCAGGACTACGACGTGTTGGTGGCCGAGAACATGTTCGGCGACATCATCTCGGACGAGGCCGCGCAGCTCGTCGGCGGCCTGGGCTTCGCCTGCGCCGGCAACATAGGCGACGACTACGCCGTCTTCGAGCCCACGCACGGCTCGGCGCCCAAGTACGCGGGCCAGTCCAAGGTCAACCCGACGGCGACGCTGCTCGCGACGCGGATGATGCTGGAGTACCTGGGCGAGGAGGACAAGGCCGCGGCCTTGGAGAACGCCGTCGCCGCGGTCATCGCGGAGGGCCGCGTCCGCACGTACGATATGGGCGGCTCAAGCTCCACGCTGGAGATGGCGGAAGCTGTGGCGGCGCGGGTTTGA
- a CDS encoding Crp/Fnr family transcriptional regulator, with translation MTDDVKKAALAASPLFKNLAPADVGRVVGFSVFRELEKGEVVFREGDDAAAFYVVASGRVKVFKESVDGRELIIKIMRAGDLVGEAAALAGVPYPATAQALDDAAAVEIPRREFVALIENEPDLALNIIAALSVRLNQISAVLEKLTLKDVPARLASYLLERARAGADGRESVELDVTKTSLAAELGTVPETLSRALRRFAEAGLVASKGRRIIILDKASLELVAGSPNG, from the coding sequence ATGACGGACGACGTTAAAAAAGCGGCTCTGGCCGCTTCGCCGCTCTTCAAAAACCTCGCCCCGGCGGACGTGGGCCGCGTCGTCGGATTCTCCGTCTTCCGCGAGCTGGAGAAGGGAGAAGTCGTCTTCCGCGAGGGGGACGACGCAGCGGCCTTCTACGTCGTCGCCTCGGGCCGGGTCAAGGTTTTCAAGGAATCGGTCGACGGCCGTGAGCTTATCATAAAAATTATGCGCGCGGGGGACCTGGTAGGCGAGGCCGCCGCGCTGGCGGGCGTCCCCTACCCGGCGACGGCCCAGGCCCTCGACGACGCGGCCGCGGTAGAAATCCCGCGCCGCGAGTTCGTGGCGTTGATCGAAAACGAGCCGGACTTAGCGCTCAACATCATCGCCGCCCTCTCGGTCCGTCTGAACCAGATAAGCGCGGTACTCGAGAAGCTCACCCTTAAAGACGTGCCGGCGCGGCTGGCGTCGTACCTTCTGGAACGGGCGCGGGCCGGCGCCGACGGCCGGGAGTCCGTCGAGCTGGACGTGACTAAGACGTCGCTCGCGGCGGAATTGGGAACGGTCCCGGAGACGCTGAGCCGGGCGCTAAGGCGGTTCGCCGAAGCGGGCCTGGTAGCGTCCAAGGGCAGGCGTATAATCATTTTAGATAAAGCCTCGCTCGAGCTCGTCGCCGGCAGTCCGAACGGCTAG
- a CDS encoding 4Fe-4S binding protein, which yields MTKATRKIVEIDEGLCDGCGLCVPSCAEGAIRIVDGKARLASEIYCDGLGACLGECPQGAITLEERPAEEFDAAAVEEHLQGLGREGGTDRHEHEAADAATGSHTADHTFSCPGARTMVLKPREDEEGTEVEATVEEKLKSELGQWPVKLYLVDPNAPYFRDAELLVSADCAPLAYAAFHPDFLRGKAVVIGCPKFDDVALYRDKLTAILRENDVRKVTILHMEVPCCFGLVQVAKEAVAASGKDIPFEDVTATIRGEATSAAGV from the coding sequence ATGACCAAAGCAACCAGAAAAATCGTCGAAATAGACGAAGGACTTTGCGACGGCTGCGGCCTGTGCGTTCCGTCCTGCGCCGAGGGCGCCATCCGGATCGTCGACGGCAAGGCCCGGCTGGCGAGCGAAATTTATTGCGACGGCCTGGGCGCCTGCCTGGGCGAGTGTCCGCAAGGCGCCATTACCCTGGAGGAACGGCCCGCCGAGGAGTTCGACGCCGCCGCGGTGGAAGAACACCTACAAGGGCTCGGCCGCGAAGGAGGCACGGACCGGCACGAACACGAGGCCGCGGACGCGGCCACCGGGAGCCACACCGCCGACCACACCTTCAGCTGCCCGGGCGCGCGTACGATGGTCTTGAAGCCGCGCGAAGACGAAGAGGGCACCGAGGTCGAGGCGACCGTAGAGGAGAAGTTGAAATCGGAACTCGGCCAGTGGCCCGTCAAGCTCTACCTCGTCGACCCCAACGCGCCGTATTTCCGGGACGCCGAGCTGCTGGTCTCCGCCGATTGCGCCCCCTTGGCCTACGCCGCCTTCCACCCCGACTTCCTCCGGGGGAAGGCCGTCGTCATCGGTTGCCCCAAGTTCGACGACGTCGCGCTCTACCGCGACAAGCTGACGGCCATACTGCGAGAAAACGACGTCCGCAAAGTCACGATCCTGCACATGGAAGTGCCCTGCTGCTTCGGCCTGGTCCAGGTGGCGAAGGAGGCGGTCGCGGCCTCGGGCAAGGATATACCCTTCGAGGACGTGACGGCGACGATACGGGGCGAGGCAACGTCCGCCGCTGGCGTTTAA
- a CDS encoding 3-isopropylmalate dehydratase → MIKGKVWKYGDDVNTDVIFPGRYTYTVTDPGEIASHALEDLDAGFAKNVKPGDIVVAGKNFGCGSSREQAALCLKYAGVAAVVAASFARIFFRNAINAGLPTVAAPEAIPYINGGDEITIDFETGELTAADGSKYEFAPLPPEVLGILEAGGLVPYVKKELAHK, encoded by the coding sequence ATGATAAAAGGTAAGGTCTGGAAGTACGGCGACGACGTCAACACCGACGTCATCTTCCCCGGGCGGTACACCTATACCGTTACGGATCCGGGCGAAATAGCTTCGCACGCCCTCGAGGACCTCGACGCCGGTTTCGCGAAGAACGTGAAGCCGGGGGATATCGTCGTCGCCGGGAAGAACTTCGGCTGCGGCTCGAGCCGCGAGCAGGCGGCGTTGTGCCTGAAGTACGCCGGCGTGGCCGCGGTGGTAGCGGCGTCGTTCGCGCGGATATTTTTCCGCAACGCCATCAACGCCGGCCTACCGACGGTCGCGGCCCCCGAAGCGATACCATATATAAATGGCGGCGACGAGATAACTATTGATTTCGAGACGGGCGAGCTGACCGCCGCGGACGGCTCGAAGTACGAATTCGCGCCGCTGCCGCCCGAGGTGCTCGGCATACTCGAGGCGGGCGGCCTGGTGCCCTACGTTAAAAAGGAGTTGGCGCATAAATGA
- a CDS encoding 3-isopropylmalate dehydratase large subunit, producing the protein MPQSFAEKIFSRKAGRPVAAGEIVTLEPDRLLSHDNTAAIAKTFASFGLKRVADPGKAVVVLDHCVPAASEKYARNHLEIREFVAANDIEHFFDISEGICHQVFAEQGFALPGELILGADSHTTSYGALGAFAAGIGRTEMAALYATGKLWLRCPESLRVEVAGEFGADVYPKDLILYIIGDQGADGALYRSVEFAGATAAATSVSGRMTLCNMAAEMGAKNAYVAPDEKTRAFLDGRARREYDEVLPDDGAAYERVLSYDVAGLGPRVACPHTVDNVVPVAEVAGTRVDQVVVGTCTNGRVDDLVAAADILRNRRVARGVRILVFPASRATYLEALGIGALATLAAAGCVIMNPGCGPCLGAHEGILAAGEVCLSTANRNFRGRMGSSEAEVYLCSPATAAASALYGKITDPRTVRA; encoded by the coding sequence ATGCCTCAAAGCTTCGCCGAAAAGATATTTTCTCGTAAGGCCGGCCGGCCCGTGGCCGCCGGCGAAATCGTCACGCTCGAGCCGGACCGCCTCCTTTCCCACGACAATACCGCGGCCATCGCGAAGACCTTCGCCTCGTTCGGCCTGAAGCGCGTCGCCGACCCGGGTAAGGCCGTCGTCGTCCTGGACCACTGCGTCCCCGCGGCGTCGGAGAAGTACGCCCGGAACCACCTCGAGATCCGGGAATTCGTCGCGGCGAACGACATCGAACACTTCTTCGACATAAGCGAGGGGATATGCCACCAGGTCTTCGCGGAGCAGGGCTTCGCGCTGCCGGGCGAACTGATTCTGGGGGCGGACAGCCATACGACGTCGTACGGCGCATTGGGCGCGTTCGCCGCGGGCATCGGGCGGACCGAGATGGCGGCGCTCTACGCCACCGGCAAGCTGTGGCTCCGGTGCCCCGAATCGCTGCGGGTGGAAGTAGCGGGGGAGTTCGGCGCCGACGTTTACCCCAAGGATTTAATCCTTTATATAATCGGCGACCAGGGCGCGGACGGCGCGCTTTACCGGTCGGTGGAGTTCGCCGGGGCGACGGCGGCGGCGACGTCGGTGTCCGGGCGGATGACGCTGTGCAACATGGCCGCGGAGATGGGGGCCAAGAACGCGTACGTCGCGCCGGACGAGAAGACGCGCGCCTTCCTCGACGGACGGGCGCGCCGTGAATACGACGAAGTCTTGCCGGACGACGGCGCCGCGTACGAACGCGTACTGAGCTACGACGTCGCCGGCCTCGGGCCCCGGGTGGCGTGTCCGCATACGGTCGATAACGTCGTGCCGGTTGCGGAGGTCGCCGGGACGCGCGTGGACCAGGTCGTGGTCGGGACGTGCACCAACGGCCGCGTCGACGACCTGGTGGCGGCGGCGGATATCTTGCGGAACCGGCGCGTGGCGCGCGGCGTGCGGATCCTCGTCTTCCCGGCCAGCCGGGCGACGTACCTGGAGGCGTTGGGCATCGGCGCGCTGGCGACGCTGGCGGCGGCGGGCTGCGTAATTATGAACCCGGGTTGCGGGCCGTGCCTTGGCGCCCACGAGGGGATATTGGCCGCGGGCGAAGTCTGCCTCTCGACCGCCAATCGCAACTTCCGCGGCCGCATGGGCTCGAGCGAGGCCGAGGTATATCTGTGCTCGCCGGCGACCGCCGCGGCCTCGGCTTTGTATGGGAAGATTACGGACCCGCGGACGGTAAGGGCGTGA
- a CDS encoding HD domain-containing protein, which yields MEEKISELLPELAEIEDDALRGKVVAAYEAALERGGWQPEDMARMPFTLLLEPCPATYLEHTRAVTRCAAAVAAVVAETYGSRLDINRDHLLAGALLHDVGKLLEYREEGGAFVKSELGRMLRHPFSGAALAYEFGLPPAVVHVVATHAREGEGARATPEAIIIHHADFINFEPFKLK from the coding sequence ATGGAAGAAAAAATAAGCGAGCTCCTGCCGGAGTTGGCGGAGATAGAAGACGACGCGCTGCGCGGTAAGGTCGTCGCGGCCTACGAGGCCGCGCTCGAGCGCGGCGGCTGGCAACCCGAGGATATGGCGCGGATGCCGTTCACGCTGCTGCTCGAGCCGTGCCCGGCGACGTACCTCGAGCACACCCGCGCCGTAACGCGATGCGCGGCCGCCGTCGCGGCCGTGGTGGCCGAGACGTACGGTTCCCGGCTGGATATAAACCGCGACCACTTGCTCGCCGGGGCGCTGCTGCACGACGTCGGCAAGCTGCTGGAGTATCGCGAGGAGGGCGGCGCGTTCGTCAAGTCGGAGCTGGGCCGGATGCTCCGGCACCCGTTCTCGGGGGCGGCGCTGGCCTACGAGTTCGGCCTGCCGCCGGCGGTGGTACACGTCGTCGCGACGCACGCCCGCGAGGGCGAGGGCGCCCGGGCGACGCCGGAGGCCATAATAATACACCACGCGGACTTTATAAATTTCGAGCCGTTTAAATTGAAGTGA
- a CDS encoding citryl-CoA lyase, whose translation MVDKWHTAITDVGPNKIRLRGYPIEELMGRKSFAEVVWLALRGELPGEAEGKLLDAILVSSVDHGVTPPSTLAARTAASTGAPVNAALASGVLAVNRFHGGAVEGCMNALAEALAEMKEAGVLREEAAAAIVERYREAGRRVEGFGHRLHDDDPRAARLFALAEELGLAREGIPMVRALEAPLASVTGKALPLNVDGAIAACLFDLGFEPYAANAFFILARMPGWLAHVLEERARERPMRRLEPSAWAYDGPDERHLT comes from the coding sequence ATGGTTGATAAATGGCACACGGCAATCACCGACGTCGGCCCGAATAAAATCCGCCTCCGCGGATACCCCATCGAGGAGCTGATGGGCCGCAAGAGCTTCGCCGAGGTCGTATGGCTCGCGCTGCGGGGCGAGCTGCCCGGCGAGGCTGAGGGGAAGCTGCTCGACGCCATACTGGTGTCGTCGGTGGACCACGGCGTAACGCCGCCGTCCACGCTGGCGGCGCGCACGGCGGCCTCTACCGGCGCGCCGGTCAACGCCGCGTTGGCCTCCGGGGTCCTGGCCGTCAACCGCTTCCACGGCGGCGCGGTCGAGGGATGTATGAACGCGCTGGCCGAGGCGCTAGCCGAGATGAAGGAGGCGGGCGTCTTACGGGAGGAGGCCGCGGCGGCGATAGTGGAACGCTACCGCGAGGCGGGCCGGCGGGTGGAGGGTTTCGGCCACCGCCTCCACGACGACGACCCGCGGGCGGCGCGGCTCTTCGCGCTGGCGGAGGAGCTGGGCCTGGCGCGCGAGGGTATTCCGATGGTCCGCGCGCTCGAGGCGCCGCTGGCGAGCGTTACCGGCAAGGCGCTGCCGCTGAACGTCGACGGCGCCATCGCGGCGTGCCTCTTCGACCTGGGTTTCGAGCCGTACGCCGCCAACGCCTTCTTCATCCTGGCGCGCATGCCCGGGTGGCTGGCGCACGTTCTCGAGGAGCGGGCGCGCGAGCGGCCTATGCGGCGCCTCGAGCCGTCGGCGTGGGCGTACGACGGCCCGGACGAAAGGCATTTAACTTAG
- a CDS encoding nucleotidyltransferase domain-containing protein — MEAEINFLVPRLVMSGATFVVVHGAVARGEARADSKICLIVVAPSELPFKERQIYFEEKLKSRERVNMIVYTPAEFNRAKRESPLVQHAMREGRVVYSPERG, encoded by the coding sequence ATGGAGGCCGAGATTAATTTCCTCGTCCCGCGCCTCGTGATGTCGGGGGCGACGTTCGTCGTCGTCCACGGCGCCGTCGCCCGCGGCGAAGCCCGGGCCGACTCGAAGATATGTCTCATCGTCGTCGCCCCGAGCGAGTTGCCGTTCAAGGAGCGCCAGATATATTTCGAAGAAAAACTCAAGAGCCGTGAAAGGGTGAATATGATCGTGTACACGCCCGCGGAGTTCAACCGCGCTAAAAGAGAGAGCCCCCTCGTGCAGCACGCGATGCGCGAAGGCCGCGTCGTCTACTCGCCCGAGCGGGGGTAG
- a CDS encoding arsenate reductase ArsC — translation MKKIKILFVCTGNSCRSQMAEGWANRLGAGRLEAHSAGVNPFDVVRLTVEVMAEAGVDISHQRSKGVDEFLGEEFDYVITLCDNARELCPYFPGEGKRLHWPIDDPYRLALDDYRRARDEIRARVEAFLNELDGP, via the coding sequence ATGAAGAAGATAAAAATACTTTTCGTTTGCACCGGGAACTCGTGCCGCTCGCAGATGGCGGAGGGGTGGGCGAACCGCCTGGGCGCGGGCCGCCTCGAGGCCCACTCCGCCGGCGTGAACCCCTTCGACGTCGTGCGGCTGACGGTGGAGGTCATGGCGGAGGCCGGCGTGGACATATCGCACCAGCGCTCCAAGGGCGTCGACGAATTCCTCGGCGAAGAGTTTGACTACGTTATTACGCTATGCGATAATGCGCGGGAGTTGTGCCCGTACTTCCCGGGCGAGGGCAAACGTCTCCACTGGCCTATAGACGACCCGTACCGCCTGGCCTTGGATGATTACCGCCGCGCGCGCGACGAAATCCGCGCCCGGGTGGAAGCCTTTTTAAACGAACTCGACGGCCCGTAG
- a CDS encoding MFS transporter: MSDEKRRDGLTCTPASPALAKLRPRPDMRASVCEGLFGQMFLNLAGAWSAFITALALSLGAGSRAFGLIFAAGPVIAFSQVLGPVLLPLFGGSRRRLVVAASAAARGVIFFIPAVVLWLEPEAALVVFIVCFLASQVLTGVMTSVWTSWIGAVVPERIRGRFLGKRTQLMMALGLVVAFAASIFKDLSVPGGETGLTGFFRRLFGVAGGLWGPGGERYAYFIIFAFAGVAGLASTLLLLRQRDRPAPVVRFSFRSLAEPLRDRRFRRLVYFFGWWWFAVSFGAPFWQPFYLEVLRMSLTAVQIYNSLLIIAMAATAALWGRLIDRFGNKPVFRGLILMATVNSFVYVFMRPDLYWWVWLEAVTSGAMWGGAMVATTNLIIRLSPEAKRDNYVAVYAVVAGAGGLVATIGSGQFVAMLPRYVSLGGWRILDMKVAFLITTVLRAVSHFPMYWVKEPRAVPFHHMMRAVAADARLWLLRFRPGPGK; encoded by the coding sequence ATGAGCGACGAAAAGCGAAGAGATGGTTTGACTTGTACGCCGGCGTCGCCGGCGTTAGCCAAACTACGGCCCCGACCGGACATGCGGGCCTCGGTATGCGAGGGCCTCTTCGGCCAGATGTTCTTAAACCTCGCCGGCGCCTGGTCGGCGTTCATCACGGCGCTGGCGTTAAGCCTGGGCGCCGGGAGCCGGGCGTTCGGCTTGATCTTCGCCGCGGGCCCGGTCATTGCGTTTTCGCAGGTATTGGGGCCGGTGCTACTGCCGCTCTTCGGCGGCTCGCGCCGTCGGCTGGTCGTCGCGGCCAGCGCGGCCGCGCGCGGCGTAATCTTCTTCATTCCGGCGGTGGTGCTTTGGCTCGAGCCGGAGGCGGCGCTCGTCGTCTTTATCGTCTGTTTCCTGGCCTCGCAAGTTCTCACCGGCGTCATGACCAGCGTGTGGACGAGCTGGATCGGCGCCGTCGTCCCGGAGCGCATCCGCGGCCGTTTCCTCGGCAAGCGGACGCAGCTGATGATGGCGCTGGGGTTGGTCGTCGCCTTCGCCGCCAGCATTTTTAAAGACCTTTCCGTGCCGGGGGGCGAAACGGGCCTGACGGGGTTCTTTCGCCGCCTGTTCGGCGTTGCCGGCGGCCTGTGGGGCCCGGGGGGAGAACGGTACGCCTACTTTATAATATTCGCCTTTGCCGGCGTCGCGGGCCTCGCCTCTACGCTGCTGCTGTTGCGGCAGCGCGACCGCCCGGCGCCGGTCGTACGCTTTTCGTTCCGCTCGTTGGCCGAGCCCCTCCGCGACCGCCGCTTCCGCCGCCTGGTATATTTCTTCGGATGGTGGTGGTTCGCCGTATCTTTCGGGGCGCCGTTCTGGCAGCCGTTCTACCTCGAAGTGTTGCGCATGTCGCTAACCGCCGTTCAGATATACAACTCGCTTTTGATAATCGCGATGGCGGCGACGGCGGCGCTGTGGGGTCGTCTGATAGACCGCTTTGGCAACAAGCCCGTTTTCCGGGGCCTTATCCTGATGGCGACGGTTAACTCGTTCGTGTACGTTTTCATGCGGCCGGACCTTTACTGGTGGGTTTGGCTGGAGGCCGTCACGTCGGGCGCGATGTGGGGCGGGGCTATGGTCGCGACGACGAACCTCATCATCCGCCTGAGCCCGGAGGCCAAGCGGGATAACTACGTCGCGGTCTACGCCGTCGTCGCCGGCGCGGGGGGCCTGGTCGCGACCATCGGCTCGGGCCAGTTCGTCGCGATGCTGCCGCGTTACGTCTCGCTCGGCGGGTGGCGAATACTCGACATGAAGGTCGCCTTCCTGATAACGACGGTGTTACGCGCGGTCTCGCACTTCCCGATGTATTGGGTGAAGGAACCGCGGGCGGTGCCCTTCCACCACATGATGCGCGCCGTGGCCGCGGACGCGCGGCTGTGGCTTCTGCGGTTTCGGCCCGGCCCCGGGAAATAA
- a CDS encoding CoA-binding protein translates to MSILVSKEDKVLVAGITGREGRARTRLMKGYGTNVVAGVSPGHGGEEVEGVPVFDTVAAAAEAVGEIYAAVVFVPGPAVKEAALEAFAGGVKLAVLVPDRVPIWDVMAIDAAAREAGARYVGPNTLGVLSVDKAVLGMVGGRPESAREWFKPGPVGISSRSGGITSSLAYYLGRAGVGATTLVHVGGDPIVGTPHQDVVRLFQEDADTKAVVMFGEIGGSQEEKVAELISEGVVTKPVVAFIGGKAATAGTRFSHAGAIVEGGRGTYEGKVKALREAGAIVVEDYDKVAEYALGVLKDLGEV, encoded by the coding sequence ATGTCAATCTTAGTAAGTAAAGAGGATAAAGTCCTCGTCGCCGGCATTACCGGCCGCGAGGGGCGGGCGCGCACCCGCCTCATGAAGGGCTACGGGACCAACGTTGTCGCCGGCGTCTCGCCGGGCCACGGCGGCGAGGAGGTGGAGGGCGTCCCGGTCTTCGATACGGTGGCCGCGGCGGCCGAGGCGGTAGGGGAGATCTACGCGGCGGTCGTCTTCGTGCCCGGGCCCGCGGTGAAGGAGGCCGCGTTGGAGGCCTTCGCCGGCGGCGTCAAGCTGGCCGTGCTGGTCCCCGACCGGGTACCGATATGGGACGTGATGGCCATAGACGCGGCGGCGCGCGAAGCCGGCGCGCGCTACGTGGGCCCCAACACGTTGGGCGTGCTCTCGGTGGACAAGGCCGTGCTGGGTATGGTCGGCGGCCGGCCCGAGTCGGCGCGGGAGTGGTTCAAACCCGGGCCGGTCGGCATCTCGTCGCGCTCGGGCGGAATAACGTCGTCGCTGGCGTACTACCTCGGCCGGGCGGGCGTCGGCGCGACCACTCTCGTGCACGTCGGCGGCGACCCCATCGTCGGCACGCCTCACCAGGACGTCGTTCGGTTGTTCCAGGAGGATGCCGACACCAAGGCCGTCGTGATGTTCGGCGAAATAGGCGGCAGCCAGGAAGAGAAGGTCGCCGAGCTTATTTCCGAAGGCGTGGTTACGAAGCCGGTGGTGGCGTTCATAGGCGGCAAGGCCGCGACGGCGGGGACGCGCTTCTCGCACGCCGGCGCCATCGTCGAGGGCGGCCGCGGCACGTACGAGGGCAAGGTGAAGGCGCTGCGCGAGGCGGGGGCCATAGTCGTGGAGGACTACGATAAGGTAGCCGAGTACGCGTTGGGAGTCTTGAAGGACCTGGGCGAGGTATGA